One stretch of Zingiber officinale cultivar Zhangliang chromosome 6B, Zo_v1.1, whole genome shotgun sequence DNA includes these proteins:
- the LOC121992437 gene encoding ubiquitin carboxyl-terminal hydrolase 4-like gives MGATGSKLEKTLGEQFPEGERYFGLENFGNTCYCNSVLQALYFCVPFRDQLLEYYDNKKSVIEADENLLTCLADLFSQICSQKKKTGIVSPRRFVQRVKKENELFRSYMHQDAHEFLNFLLNELVDILEKECNNAKSSPEGLSSLDKVANGSDNSLANGVKKEPLVTWVHKSFQGILTNETRCLRCETVSARDETFFDLSLDIEQNSSITSCLKNFSSTETLNAEDKFFCDKCCSLQEAQKRMKIKKPPNVLVMHLKRFKYVEQLGRNKKLSYRVVFPLELKLNNTIEDSDIEYSLFSVVVHVGSGPNHGHYVSLVKSHNHWLFYDDEHVEIIDESTMQTFFGSAQEYSSHTDHGYILFYESHTSTS, from the exons ATGGGCGCGACGGGGTCTAAGCTGGAGAAGACCCTCGGAGAGCAGTTCCCCGAAGGAGAGCGGTATTTTGGCCTAGAGAACTTCGGCAACACCTGCTACTGCAACAGCGTCTTGCAG GCACTTTATTTCTGTGTCCCATTCCGTGATCAGTTGCTGGAGTATTATGACAACAAAAAAAGTGTTATCGAGGCAGACGAAAACCTTCTCACATGTCTGGCTGATCTGTTTTCCCAG ATCTGCTCTCAAAAGAAGAAAACTGGCATTGTCTCTCCTAGGCGTTTTGTACAAAGAGTAAAGAAAGAAAATGAGCTCTTCCGCAGCTATATGCATCAG GATGCtcatgaatttttgaattttttgctCAATGAACTTGTTGATATTCTGGAGAAAGAGTGCAATAATGCAAAGTCTTCTCCTGAAGGCTTATCTTCATTAGATAAAGTTGCAAATGGTTCAGACAATTCTCTAGCAAATGGTGTAAAGAAAGAACCCCTTGTTACATGGGTTCATAAAAGTTTTCAG GGTATTTTAACGAATGAAACAAGATGCCTACGGTGTGAAACTGTTTCTGCAAGAGATGAGACATTCTTTGACTTAAGCCTCGACATCGAACAAAACAGTTCCATAACAAGTTGTCTCAAGAATTTTAGCTCAACAGAGACTTTAAATGCGGAGGATAAGTTCTTCTGCGATAAATGCTGCAG TCTGCAGGAGGCTCAAAAAAGGATGAAGATCAAGAAGCCACCAAATGTCCTAGTCATGCATCTCAAGCGCTTCAAATACGTTGAGCAACTCGGCCGTAACAAGAAGCTTTCCTACCGGGTTGTCTTCCCCTTGGAGTTGAAACTCAACAACACCATCGAAGATTCAGACATTGAGTATTCACTCTTTTCTGTTGTGGTTCATGTTGGAAGTGGTCCCAACCACGGTCACTATGTCAGCCTCGTGAAGAGCCATAACCATTGGCTGTTCTACGATGATGAACATGTAGAGATAATTGATGAATCCACCATGCAAACCTTCTTTGGGTCTGCTCAGGAATACTCGAGTCACACTGATCACGGGTATATCTTGTTCTACGAGAGTCATACTAGCACGAGCTGA